The Venturia canescens isolate UGA chromosome 10, ASM1945775v1, whole genome shotgun sequence genome segment CGTGTGTATACGCGTACATAGAGgttaaaaaacgaattaattgtataaaaacgtgaagttttaacgattaacatacaatttatatacttatttttcaacaataataaataatgttaTATATCACAGGTAatgagaccgaaaaaaaatcgtaatagatcgttgagtatttctgtatgaaatcaagtcattttcagctgttgaattattttctctatatttcaacgttgccacttttttgtgagcaggatcgtaacgtcaaactgtactttttttctgttctttttttattgatgtgCGACtgattatttctgttttaaatgattaataatcgtTTTATAATGCATTGTGGTAATGCAAATAtgcgcatttaaaaaaaaactgggtGGCCCGTTCATGCACCCACAGAACCCGGCCCTATGCGACCGAGCTTCATTAAATTACTCGGGAAACACGTCACTGGTgacttttgaattttgcaattcACAAACGAGTTAATGTACAATAATTCCCAAGACaattttttgtagagaatcgaacgctctataaaaaagaTTTCCTGTCATTTTGTGATAAATCTGCTCTTTCGAAAGTTATTCGTAGTTAAAGTTGAATTAATagtagatttttcattttcgtcacTTTTCCAATGAAACTGTCAGATTTATCATAGTACATCGCAAGATCTTTTTTGAAGATCATGTCATTCCCATTGAAATTatctcatgaaaaaattcagattgtcataaattaataattcaCTGCCTTTCGAACTCATTTTTTTGGAAGGCAAtggcttttttctttcgagtgGGGTCAACTTGACAGTACGCGCTCTTGAAAATCTGCAAGCGTGTCCATAGAAACTCAAtagagataaaaaagaatgtttattttagatttttttttttcattaatatggGAAATGTTGGCGGTGTTCTTGAACAACCTTCAGTAGTTATTGCAGTTGTTCCTCATTCTTCGTTAAACAATTATTACATCGTTCTATTAACGAAATACCCCGCTCTGCAACATCATTCACCACTCTcagatttgtaaaatattcCACATTCTTTTGTAACGTTCGTGGTTAGACCACAGTGATACATGCACTTCCAGAAAGTTACAAGGTAaatcaaaagttttttaaattgtcagtgaatttttggATACAAACTCACTCAAAtccttatttaaaaatatgtctatttttttttcgttaaggACGTATTGCCTTTTCTGAGTAACAGTTTGTTCGCGATTCCGGATAGCTTtacacatttttcttcttacttCTACGGAAACATTATCGTCATATAAAGCCAAAACGGCCAACTTATCGTTTAAATACCGTAAATGAtcggacatttttttaaagcaTTATGTGCGACTGGTGAGTTAATACTTTTGTAAAGAATAAACTCTTGATAGAATTGCCAATCATTATTTGGTGCTTGGATAGCAGAAGTAGATGTGTACCACATtttgaaacaataaaaatgcaGATATGTTTCAAAGGAACATTTTCAAGCTATAAATAGCTTTCGCCATCCAACGAGCATGGTACATGGCTCCTGGATGTTTGAAACGAATCATTTGTTCCGGGAAActattaaaaataacaaagataACTCCAGAAACTCCCGGTAGTCATCCCGTGGCTGAGAaatctattaaaaaaaaagaaaaatagaagataaaaataatgtttcgataaaattttttatgcaatCTGAATATAATCTAACAAATTTACTgctaaaaaattgttgatgacCGTAGTTATTCCGAGCATTTTTGGTTCCAAAACATTGGCCACAATTTTGTCTTGCATACCACTTTGATAATTTGTTTGATCGATATTATcccaataaattttgaaccaTCCGAAAATTGGTACACTGGGACCACAAGTGGTGTTCCAATAAACCTCAAAAACACCTCTTAAAACGATCTCAAATATATGATGACGGCATGGCAGCCAAATTACATTTCGGCCTAATTCTTGTTTGATTTTAGCACATGTTTCATTATGTATAcctgagaagaaaaagaaaatgcataacaaaatgaaaatgctTGTACGTTGAGTAAACCGAAGAAAATtattaagaaagaaaaaatagtacTGGTATTAACCGCGGTAGTATCGAAGCATATTGCTTTAAAATGACAAGTCACCTTCCAATCATCTCAAGTGCTTATGACAGCTGAAGAAAGGTTTTCAGCGTCATCTCCGGAAATTTTTGGAACGCGTATAAGGACTCGTATAAGGACGACGAAGGAAAGTAGTTGACTTGCGTTAGATGTTGATAATATCACTGCAAGTCTGTctaaagagtttgaattgacGATATCATTCAGAATTTTGCCATCCCAATGAACGGTGTATCGGTCTTTAGTTATGAAATCATTTGTAAACCCttctgcaatgttttttttttttttaatagcagATGAGCTAGATGAATAGTACTGTGTCTTAAATTgagggtttcgatgtctaaccCTACACTTGAATAAGCAGCCGCTAAGATGAAAGTTGCATTTCTGCTACTAATATTTGCCCGATCGAGTGCAGCGGCAAGTTCAGGCGTCATGATATCAATTTTAGTTGATGGTGCGtcgtctcagtgaaaccccatGTGACACTCGtctagttcaaaacacaaatgcacgatgatttataagaaaatgttcgatctattctctcgaaacttgctttaaatgagcaattcattactgaaGGTATATTGCAACAGACttcgtttacattttttattgaatcaacGCAATTAAGAAAAATTACTTGAGAATAACTGTCTCAATTCTCTCTGTATGCATACTTacgatccatcagttctaaaaGAGCGCTGatgtttatttgaatgaaaaatttcaatgaaaagtgatgggccggacaagtacttttagcacatatttaaacataatttgtaccgatacgaaatcgacgtcgaatattgtgaataccaggggatcctgaaagtctgagaagaatcgattttcttctaagtaagtctctgccaccatagagtaacaaatgacttttaccttcgatgcgatttttttttggatttgaacgtttctcagaacaatttcatattgtgaaaaattatgtattatatactaataaaatacttatcctccgattgatgccataaattgtagtgctgcacataactcagatggtaacttttttgattcactggaactttctcaagttccgggtgctttccgtaagaatgaatttctcacgtcctatttgaattttttttttcctttacaatataattacagatttgtatttttattaatataatattttttcatgatttgtgaaagtttttcttaattgttttgttgaaattatttacagttggtttcgtaattttttttacataccattatgttttgaatttttttcactcgtcatccgatgtacttttgcatttatttgaccacgttttgttcctttgaaccaaacgtttttcacgcattaccatgatttaacagattcatttttttattcattgcgtttgaaatggttttttttataacctttagtaatgaattgctcatttgaagcaagttttgagagaacagatcgaacaacttcttataaatcatcgtgcattcgtgttttgaactacatgagtgtcacatagggtttcactgagactactgtccaggtgacatcaaacataaatgtttaatctatttatattatatggagtcataattcacaacaaaatcatttttctccaaattccaggaatccacgtgtcgtactcgactagtgatatttatcaaaatgtgtacgtgactataggaaaaaaaacatttcatggctgagtaggttcgaaaatttctagtaatgtgcctgattatttctcattttcattggttcttaccgaatggtatgtgttcactgaagaaaatgagaagtggatattgctataggAACTTgtgaacaatcaagttcaaattacttgcacatattatttttattcctatccattttattatatttgtcattatagaacagtcctgatttgttttcgaatgagcaatttgaataaaaagtgatgtgccggacaagtacgtttaagacgtatttgaacataatttgtaccgatccaatcgaagttgaatgttgtgaataataccaggagatcgtgaaagtcggaggggaatcgattctttaaagtgtgtaccttgttgaagtaacgaatgactttcatgtgaatttttaatgatattattttcattaattttttagtaattttgataaaaccttgtgagcccgacaaggattctcaacgctcatttgtcgccggagattatatttcgaataactgataaatacttgacctcgaattgatataatacatttcagtactgcacgtaacttccgttatgactttttttcattaacttttttcttgaaaataattatcatgaatttcaattaaagtttccgatttgttcgataaatattccaaattatcaataaaaacttggcctccaattgatatcatacatttttatactgcatgtaacttggatagtacatttttcaaattgtccaatatttatgaatttttttgaaaattttttatttttctttacagaatttttttcgattattttttatttttgttgaatttttttgaacttttcaatttttcgtttattatttctatagaattttttttctggttctgagtcttttttctatgtcatccagaaacaagagactatcaatgtacttgtcccaacctttttttcgctaggggaagtttatggtttttaaattgtttaaccaaataaaaatatgacgctgaagttttcaacgttggagtccaacaaaattatcgaaaaaaaccctccaataattccagtaattctcctattttgttccctgccaaatttgcgattcttagtttttcaagctgcaccaacgattcgcgaaataaaaaaatggtgaaatacaaacgtttttttcgtgcatttcattggactccaacgttgggaACTTAAGCGTCGTATAATAATCaaggcttgtctagaactgatggatcacaagtactcatgcagagggaattgtgAGAATTatattcaattaatttttatgtaattgcactaatttaataaaaaacggatacaaattattccgcaatatacaagggatattattctgcattgataaatgaaaaaaattgcattatatgttcaagcttccaaaataactctccagtttatattcaatgatggcaacttttacttctcacttattcttccagcgaacgaattccattcggtgtaagaactaacctatactattattaagaagattaaactaataatgaatcgcatttcaacaaatttttaaccagattctgcagtacaatttcgtttttttatgattgatttttttattgaatgaatactgatgggccggacaagtacctttcacacatatttaaacataatttgtatcgatccaatcgacgttgaattttgcgAATAAcgccaaaggatcctgaaactctgagaaaaatcaattttctcatAAGTCtgtgccaccatagagtaacaaatgactaactttcatgtgattttttttggatttaaaagcttcttagaacaatttaataatgttaaaatgcggagttactaataaaatacttgtccaccgattgatatcataaattttagtgctgcacgtaattcaagtggtaacttttttaaattcattagaaaatacttggcctcgaattgatataatatattttaatgctgcacgtaaattgggtggaatttttttcaattgatttagctgttcgaatcaaataagaagaatgaggcatcggtttccaagtttttttttatggatgaaattatcagcaaacacgacaccatcaatgtacttgtcccaaccttttttcccgaGGGGTTTTCatagtttgcaagtatccgctgtgGTTTATTCATCTACATGTTGTTAAcacaaattcattaaattaattatgccaaaactaaaagtaaAAAGACAGCGTACAGAACTTCAAGATGTTTGATGAATATGTGCATTGGCTTTCGACGACAACAATTTCAGCCCTATTCGCTGAAGTAGTAAGCggctgaagactttagtaatgaatttctTTGTTTATATACTACAGCTGaaaccaaaaaataaaattatttgcaCACTGGCTGCATTAAAGAAACATCAAAGTTTAGAGGTACTCGCtgcataccagtaatacaaaattttgatactatggagaaaaacatttcagaatttcctgagccacatttttgaaagtcATTATGACacatttaagaaaaaaagtaaaagacaTGGTGACAAGCAAAATGGAGTAGCTTTGCATGTCTCTATGGTTATACGCAGATAAAATATTTGACCGCAtccaaaaatgacaaaatcatcaggtgtagacttgcaaacatccatttttcaacccataataTTAATCGCAAACATGacgtggaaatactcaatatatacatgtcgcttcgtcatattttcaaacttGAGGTGTCCTTTGCATTTacaagatacaaattttgatatcacgaggAACAAAGCACCCAATggcttattgaaataaacttcaaaattcatcaTGTAAGAACTCAAGTAAATATCTATGCATTCACTTggcacaaagatttttttcaaactcgggTGTTTAAACAAGTAATTAGATGAAACAAGAGTTATTGTCATAAATCTTCAAACTATGTTGATGAACTCAATGagagaaaatagaaatacatAACATACATATAGTTCAGAGAATGAACAGAAATTGGTacggatacactgtaagctaaataggtggaaaaaagggactggAGGGCACGGCCAAACTAAATCTAAGAGAATATGGCAAAAATTCATTGGACTTTTATTTGATAGAAGTTTTTAAAAAGTTATTGGAATTCATTCACGTTCAAccaattattcattcaaataaacatATGTTTAAAAACAATTCACGATAGAAAAGGATGAAACAATTAACCGATCGATGACCACGAATTTATCCAGCACACGATACACACATCCCGAACTTCGCATTGTCAAATCAACATAACcctttttcacaatatctcaATTATCTATATAGCGACGAGGTGGAGGTGctggcatgtgacgtcagtccacgacaccgccgcgaagttagacccagggacatgaggcctttgatggtattatatacagacacgtcaaatttctaaatgtgttagtaacttttgcataatcttgagcctgtgcaaagttttttctcagtaattaCGCTACTCATCGTGTtcgtttcgggctcattcgaaagggatttttaaaattagtctccaaaccaatcttcgcttaacaaaacatcttttgagctccgcaattctagaaaatgacatgccagttttacctccaccaccgcgaatcgttttattgagagaaaagatagtctcggcgacgacagggctgtcaatgtacttgtcccgaaactctaccgagtctcttgataatgctcatgacttttttttattcataaagttggaTCTCTGGAATAATTCCAAGTCGTATTTTGCTTCTGTGGAAATGTTCCTGTTTCATGACATTTTCATGTTTGAATTTCTAATTAGTTCGGTAGGAATTAATATTCCGAATTACTTATAAATACTTAGCCTTCAATCGATATGACAAATTTTAGTGATGCAGGTAACATAATTAGATGGAAACTTTTTCGATTCATTCAGTGATCCCTCTGTCAGAATAAAATTAAGGTGCCTGTCCACGTAAGAGCAGTCACTCTCGAGAGTCGAAGTCGCCAGCGGACACGCTGCCAAGAGTAACTGTAGACGTGTTACTCTCAATTGTGAGACTACTGTCGAGAGcaactttcaaaatttgctcTTACGTGAACAGGCACCTTTAGTAAggttcaataattttctttcacattttctgtggtattttgtttttccgCAGCCACGTGATTATACATGTGCCGTATAAGATCAAGACAATTCATCACACGCATACGATCACAAAGCACATACACCACAAGGATGATGGAAATAAGGATGATCTGCTCGGTTATACAGTCGAACATCCTATCGATTTGAATGCCCATGAGTATGGTCATAGCACTAATGGCGGTAATAGTGCTGTCGTTCTAGACGGGCATCACTTCGAAGGTAATCACGACTCCAGTGGTGTTCAGGAATTCGGTGATGCTGACTTGGCCGGTGGTATAAGTGAAGGCGCTAAGGACAGCGATTACGAGGGAAGTTCCCAGGGTGGAATTATCACAAGTTACGACTTTTATGGAAGCAATTATCATAGGCATAATAAACCTGAATTTCCTAACCGCATTTACATGAAACGTGAATATCCCTCCAATCATTAAGAGTTATGAAAACGATGTAGtcacgaaaaagaaattcactGAAAATGTGTAAGTTTTATTTCACATGCACGGGAGGGACCGATTATCATGACACTGAGCATCTGCGTTATGCGAGTGTCATGAAAATAATATCAACTTCAattctaaaaaattttaaaatgaaattatttgcCGTTAAGAAAATTCAGGAATATCTTCGGTGTTATTGGAATAAATACCTCACCGATACGTTTTCCATCGTATTTGTTTGTTGCTTTTTATATGAGTAGTTTATCAACACTGGTCGATTCCAAAAACATCTTTGTTAACATTCTGTTCAGCCCTGCCAATTAATTGAGCTTGTCGAAAAAgtcaataattttattgtgATTACTTATGATAGCTCTCGTTGCGTTTCGGATTCtgggaaataaattatttacattgtaataaaaatatttatcgaacaaaccTCCGATGTCACAAAAgtcgttatttttcttccatattaATTTATTGCATTTTCCCGTGGACGCCCGTTTCAAAGCGACTGGAAAGGTGACGAGAAAGAAGATGGTCGACAGTCTTCGTTCAACGCAACGGTCGGGGTCAAATCAGAAATACTCTTACGCGCCTCCGTTTGATAAATAGTaatattttaattcattttcaatcaaattcaaattaacaaaatgATTTCTTGGTTAGggtaattttcgaaaataaaaacgaatcttAACAGAAACGATGGAGCTTTAGGGGATTCTACGGTTTCCGGAGCGCCAAGATTTAACGATTGATTCTGAATAGAGAAGAAGATattcaagaataaaaaatttgccgTTTCGGCCTCCTTAAGGAGTTATGAGCAATTCTAGTAGGGCAGGGATCGgcatcaataatttttttgccactaattttgatgaatattctcaattgattaaaaatcagTAATTATATTAAATTACATTATCAATTGACCAAATAATTGGTAATTGATAGAaacttcattgaaaaatgctgattcattttgcaattgaaGAAGGGGATATTACTATTTGactaaaaatttctattgaatGAAGAAGATATTGTCAATTAACCAACAAATTTCTAATTGTTGGAGGAGATATTACCAACTGACGAAAGATTTCCGATTGATGCAGAAGATATTGCCAATTGACCAaccaatttccaattgatggagaAGATACTgccaattgacgaaaattttttaattgatgcAAAATGTTCTGTCAATTGACCATATATAATTcaattctagaaaaatttttggcCAATTAGTGGCTTATCCATTGTCGATTCGTGCGATACTAGCGCCTGGTTTACGCATGCATAGCATGCGATACGTCCGTGAAGATCTTCTTCGATGCtaaggtcgacggctccatggttttcgatgtctaggtcgacagcttcaTGGTTTCCGACGTCtatgtat includes the following:
- the LOC122417126 gene encoding uncharacterized protein — its product is MLNLVLCIIVIGESTLQNLVQADGHGHAHHVIIHVPYKIKTIHHTHTITKHIHHKDDGNKDDLLGYTVEHPIDLNAHEYGHSTNGGNSAVVLDGHHFEGNHDSSGVQEFGDADLAGGISEGAKDSDYEGSSQGGIITSYDFYGSNYHRHNKPEFPNRIYMKREYPSNH